The proteins below come from a single Fusarium verticillioides 7600 chromosome 3, whole genome shotgun sequence genomic window:
- a CDS encoding DNA topoisomerase I has protein sequence MLTVLLQAKRQKKQANRVPESDSDDEPIAKARGKKLPPSYDETALPESSGDDDEPLSVKLAQKKRGMEKEAEKQAKAIRAKERAKKPVAKNAVKDESDDDVPLAKSSASKRRSNGTAAKRKSNGVKKEESDSDAPISKKAKAKPASSAKKAVKAESKKASESEDEEEYAWWNAPKKENDDIKWTTLEHNGVLFPPDYEPLPKHVKMLYDGQPVTLAPEVEEVATFWVAMMTPASSHHLENPVFRKNFFEDFKEYCDKYGVKDAQGKKVAVKSLEKCNFDKIYAYWSEKVEQNKSKNMTKEEREAAKAKKDALEAPFTHCLWDGRKQKVGNFRVEPPSLFRGRGEHPKTGKVKQRVQPEQITINIGKGAKVPEPPKGHKWKAVQHDQKATWLAMWQENINQNYKYVMLGADSDIKGQSDFKKFEKARELKKHIDRIRKDYTKELKSEIMADRQRATAMYLIDKMALRAGNEKDTENEADTVGCCSLKYEHITLEPPNKVTFDFLGKDSIPYRETAVVEPQVFKNLKLFKKAPKTTGDDLFDRLNTAQLNRHLTGYMKGLTAKVFRTYNASWTMSELLRKLASDPRSRGTVAEKVKLYNDCNREVAVLCNHKRTVGAGHEQQMAKLGDRIKGLRYQQWRTKMMILDIESGYKKKKGAAWFERDEELNDEWVKEHQQFLLEEQRTRITKKFEKDNEKRKADKEKPLPEKELKERLQAVKEMEAKFKKENKTKKVEAEGRGVTVDKLLKAVDKFDERIKTLELQAQDRDGNKEVALGTSKINYIDPRLTVVFSKKFDVPIEKFFSKTLRDKFRWAIKSVEDEDDWTF, from the exons ATGCTGACAGTACTATTGCAGGCCAAGCGGCAAAAGAAGCAAGCCAACAGAGTTCCTGAATCCGACTCCGACGATGAACCCATTGCAAAAGCCCGAGGAAAGAAACTTCCCCCTTCCTACGACGAGACTGCCTTGCCCGAGTCCTCgggcgatgacgacgagCCCCTTAGTGTGAAGCTCGCGCAAAAGAAGCGCGGcatggagaaggaagctgagaaacaagccaaagccatACGAGCCAAAGaaagagccaagaagcctgtgGCAAAGAAcgctgtcaaggatgagtCCGACGACGATGTCCCACTTGCAAAATCCTCAGCAAGTAAGCGTCGATCTAACGGAACTGCCGCGAAGCGGAAGTCGAATGGTGTCAAGAAAGAGGAGTCAGATTCGGATGCgcccatctccaagaaggccaaggctaaACCAGCCTCATCTGCTAAGAAAGCCGTCAAGGCAGAGTCCAAAAAGGCTAGTGAGAgtgaggacgaagaagagtaTGCTTGGTGGAACGCACCAAAGAAGGAaaatgatgatatcaagtgGACAACTCTTGAGCACAATGGCGTTCTTTTCCCGCCCGATTACGAGCCTTTGCCCAAGCACGTCAAGATGCTCTACGATGGACAACCAGTTACTCTTGCTCccgaggttgaagaggtcGCCACCTTTTGggttgccatgatgactCCTGCATCCTCTCATCACCTAGAGAACCCTGTTTTCCGCAAAAACTTCTTTGAAGATTTTAAAGAATATTGCGACAAGTACGGTGTTAAAGATGCACAGGGAAAGAAGGTCGCCGTCAAATCGCTCGAAAAATGCAACTTCGATAAGATTTACGCATATTGGAGCGAGAAGGTGGAACAGAATAAATCTAAAAACATgaccaaggaagagagggaggctgcgaaggcgaagaaggatgcCCTCGAAGCCCCCTTCACTCACTGTTTATGGGATGGTAGAAAGCAGAAGGTTGGCAACTTCAGAGTCGAGCCTCCCAGCTTGTTCCGTGGACGTGGTGAACATCCCAAAACCGGTAAAGTCAAGCAACGTGTCCAACCCGAGcaaatcaccatcaacatcggCAAGGGTGCCAAGGTCCCCGAACCTCCCAAGGGACACAAGTGGAAGGCTGTGCAGCATGATCAAAAGGCAACCTGGTTAGCCATGTGGCAGGAGAATATCAACCAAAACTACAAGTACGTCATGCTTGGAGCTGATAGCGATATCAAAGGTCAGAGTGACTtcaagaagtttgagaaggcACGGGAACTCAAAAAGCACATCGACCGGATTCGCAAGGACTACACCAAGGAGCTTAAGAGTGAAATAATGGCAGATCGTCAACGAGCCACGGCCATGTATCTGATTGACAAAATGGCACTTCGAGCCGGTAACGAGAAAGACACAGAAAACGAGGCCGACACTGTGGGTTGCTGCTCTCTCAAGTATGAGCATATCACACTTGAGCCTCCTAACAAGGTTACATTCGATTTCCTCGGAAAGGACAGTATTCCATACAGAGAGACTGCCGTTGTTGAGCCTCaggtcttcaagaacctGAAGCTTTTCAAGAAGGCGCCCAAGACTACAGGAGATGATCTCTTCGATCGCCTCAAC ACGGCTCAGCTGAATAGGCATTTGACCGGCTACATGAAGGGTCTGACCGCCAAGGTTTTTCGTACTTACAACGCTTCCTGGACAATGTCAGAACTGCTCAGGAAGCTCGCTTCGGATCCTCGCTCTCGTGGCACAGTTGCTGAAAAAGTAAAACTGTACAATGACTGTAATCGTGAGGTTGCCGTTCTGTGCAACCATAAGCGAACCGTTGGCGCTGGGCACGAGCAGCAAAtggccaagcttggtgacAGG ATTAAAGGCCTCCGCTACCAGCAATGGCGAACAAAAATGATGATTCTCGATATCGAATCTGGttacaagaagaagaagggtgccGCCTGGTTCGAGAGGGATGAAGAATTAAATGACGAGTGGGTCAAGGAGCACCAGCAATTCTTACTTGAGGAGCAGCGTACAAGGATCACCAAGAAATTTGAGAAGGACAACGAAAAGCGCAAGGCAGACAAAGAGAAGCCTCTCCCCGAGAAGGAGTTGAAAGAACGTCTtcaggctgtcaaggagatggaagccaagttcaaaaaggagaacaagaccaagaaggtaGAGGCTGAAGGCAGAGGCGTTACTGTCGACAAGCTTCTGAAGGCTGTGGACAAGTTTGATGAACGCATCAAGACACTGGAGCTTCAGGCCCAGGATCGTGATGGCAACAAGGAGGTGGCCCTCGGCACCTCCAAGATC AACTACATTGATCCTCGCCTCACAGTagtcttctccaagaagttCGACGTTCCTATCGAAAAATTCTTTTCCAAGACTCTTCGTGACAAGTTCCGATGGGCCATCAAgtctgttgaggatgaggatgactggACCTTCTAA
- a CDS encoding DNA topoisomerase I — protein MSYSSDDDRPLARANGHKLSSSKISRAEDEALDQPVSKQAAKMAGLSVRNGPLEDAMDIDEPATNGASKRKSRTSINKVNYKDDESSDDAAPLAKRQKKQANRVPESDSDDEPIAKARGKKLPPSYDETALPESSGDDDEPLSVKLAQKKRGMEKEAEKQAKAIRAKERAKKPVAKNAVKDESDDDVPLAKSSASKRRSNGTAAKRKSNGVKKEESDSDAPISKKAKAKPASSAKKAVKAESKKASESEDEEEYAWWNAPKKENDDIKWTTLEHNGVLFPPDYEPLPKHVKMLYDGQPVTLAPEVEEVATFWVAMMTPASSHHLENPVFRKNFFEDFKEYCDKYGVKDAQGKKVAVKSLEKCNFDKIYAYWSEKVEQNKSKNMTKEEREAAKAKKDALEAPFTHCLWDGRKQKVGNFRVEPPSLFRGRGEHPKTGKVKQRVQPEQITINIGKGAKVPEPPKGHKWKAVQHDQKATWLAMWQENINQNYKYVMLGADSDIKGQSDFKKFEKARELKKHIDRIRKDYTKELKSEIMADRQRATAMYLIDKMALRAGNEKDTENEADTVGCCSLKYEHITLEPPNKVTFDFLGKDSIPYRETAVVEPQVFKNLKLFKKAPKTTGDDLFDRLNTAQLNRHLTGYMKGLTAKVFRTYNASWTMSELLRKLASDPRSRGTVAEKVKLYNDCNREVAVLCNHKRTVGAGHEQQMAKLGDRIKGLRYQQWRTKMMILDIESGYKKKKGAAWFERDEELNDEWVKEHQQFLLEEQRTRITKKFEKDNEKRKADKEKPLPEKELKERLQAVKEMEAKFKKENKTKKVEAEGRGVTVDKLLKAVDKFDERIKTLELQAQDRDGNKEVALGTSKINYIDPRLTVVFSKKFDVPIEKFFSKTLRDKFRWAIKSVEDEDDWTF, from the exons ATGAGTTACAGCTCTGACGACGATCGCCCTCTTGCGAGGGCCAACGGCCATAAAC TCTCCTCGTCCAAGATTTCTCGCGccgaagatgaagctctgGATCAGCCAGTATCCAAGCAGGCTGCTAAGATGGCTGGTCTGTCCGTTCGCAACGGTCCTCTTGAAGACGCAATGGACATCGATGAACCAGCTACCAACGGAGCTAGCAAACGTAAATCGCGTACCTctatcaacaaggtcaactACAAGGACGATGAGTCaagtgatgatgctgctccTCTG GCCAAGCGGCAAAAGAAGCAAGCCAACAGAGTTCCTGAATCCGACTCCGACGATGAACCCATTGCAAAAGCCCGAGGAAAGAAACTTCCCCCTTCCTACGACGAGACTGCCTTGCCCGAGTCCTCgggcgatgacgacgagCCCCTTAGTGTGAAGCTCGCGCAAAAGAAGCGCGGcatggagaaggaagctgagaaacaagccaaagccatACGAGCCAAAGaaagagccaagaagcctgtgGCAAAGAAcgctgtcaaggatgagtCCGACGACGATGTCCCACTTGCAAAATCCTCAGCAAGTAAGCGTCGATCTAACGGAACTGCCGCGAAGCGGAAGTCGAATGGTGTCAAGAAAGAGGAGTCAGATTCGGATGCgcccatctccaagaaggccaaggctaaACCAGCCTCATCTGCTAAGAAAGCCGTCAAGGCAGAGTCCAAAAAGGCTAGTGAGAgtgaggacgaagaagagtaTGCTTGGTGGAACGCACCAAAGAAGGAaaatgatgatatcaagtgGACAACTCTTGAGCACAATGGCGTTCTTTTCCCGCCCGATTACGAGCCTTTGCCCAAGCACGTCAAGATGCTCTACGATGGACAACCAGTTACTCTTGCTCccgaggttgaagaggtcGCCACCTTTTGggttgccatgatgactCCTGCATCCTCTCATCACCTAGAGAACCCTGTTTTCCGCAAAAACTTCTTTGAAGATTTTAAAGAATATTGCGACAAGTACGGTGTTAAAGATGCACAGGGAAAGAAGGTCGCCGTCAAATCGCTCGAAAAATGCAACTTCGATAAGATTTACGCATATTGGAGCGAGAAGGTGGAACAGAATAAATCTAAAAACATgaccaaggaagagagggaggctgcgaaggcgaagaaggatgcCCTCGAAGCCCCCTTCACTCACTGTTTATGGGATGGTAGAAAGCAGAAGGTTGGCAACTTCAGAGTCGAGCCTCCCAGCTTGTTCCGTGGACGTGGTGAACATCCCAAAACCGGTAAAGTCAAGCAACGTGTCCAACCCGAGcaaatcaccatcaacatcggCAAGGGTGCCAAGGTCCCCGAACCTCCCAAGGGACACAAGTGGAAGGCTGTGCAGCATGATCAAAAGGCAACCTGGTTAGCCATGTGGCAGGAGAATATCAACCAAAACTACAAGTACGTCATGCTTGGAGCTGATAGCGATATCAAAGGTCAGAGTGACTtcaagaagtttgagaaggcACGGGAACTCAAAAAGCACATCGACCGGATTCGCAAGGACTACACCAAGGAGCTTAAGAGTGAAATAATGGCAGATCGTCAACGAGCCACGGCCATGTATCTGATTGACAAAATGGCACTTCGAGCCGGTAACGAGAAAGACACAGAAAACGAGGCCGACACTGTGGGTTGCTGCTCTCTCAAGTATGAGCATATCACACTTGAGCCTCCTAACAAGGTTACATTCGATTTCCTCGGAAAGGACAGTATTCCATACAGAGAGACTGCCGTTGTTGAGCCTCaggtcttcaagaacctGAAGCTTTTCAAGAAGGCGCCCAAGACTACAGGAGATGATCTCTTCGATCGCCTCAAC ACGGCTCAGCTGAATAGGCATTTGACCGGCTACATGAAGGGTCTGACCGCCAAGGTTTTTCGTACTTACAACGCTTCCTGGACAATGTCAGAACTGCTCAGGAAGCTCGCTTCGGATCCTCGCTCTCGTGGCACAGTTGCTGAAAAAGTAAAACTGTACAATGACTGTAATCGTGAGGTTGCCGTTCTGTGCAACCATAAGCGAACCGTTGGCGCTGGGCACGAGCAGCAAAtggccaagcttggtgacAGG ATTAAAGGCCTCCGCTACCAGCAATGGCGAACAAAAATGATGATTCTCGATATCGAATCTGGttacaagaagaagaagggtgccGCCTGGTTCGAGAGGGATGAAGAATTAAATGACGAGTGGGTCAAGGAGCACCAGCAATTCTTACTTGAGGAGCAGCGTACAAGGATCACCAAGAAATTTGAGAAGGACAACGAAAAGCGCAAGGCAGACAAAGAGAAGCCTCTCCCCGAGAAGGAGTTGAAAGAACGTCTtcaggctgtcaaggagatggaagccaagttcaaaaaggagaacaagaccaagaaggtaGAGGCTGAAGGCAGAGGCGTTACTGTCGACAAGCTTCTGAAGGCTGTGGACAAGTTTGATGAACGCATCAAGACACTGGAGCTTCAGGCCCAGGATCGTGATGGCAACAAGGAGGTGGCCCTCGGCACCTCCAAGATC AACTACATTGATCCTCGCCTCACAGTagtcttctccaagaagttCGACGTTCCTATCGAAAAATTCTTTTCCAAGACTCTTCGTGACAAGTTCCGATGGGCCATCAAgtctgttgaggatgaggatgactggACCTTCTAA